From the genome of Aureibacter tunicatorum:
CCGCTTGAACATACTTGATTTGATAAAAGCGAATCATATTTTTTTTATAAGCCGTGAAACTTATAATGAACTTGACATTAGTGATAGTGTATTGTTTTTTGCTGCTTATTTAGGGGTGAAATCGGAGGTAAGCAATGAGGATAAGTTAATTTTAATATACAAAGTATTAGACCCGGATACATTGTTGCCTATTGAGACAGACAACTATTGTTATTCTATTTTAGAGCCTAATAGAGGCAAAACGACTTTTTCTTTTAGAAAGATAGTAGAGGATAGTGTAGTTATGAATGAAGACTGTTCAATGGATAGGCATGTCTCAAATGAAGAATATATCAAAGGAACACTTTGCAATATTGATCTTTCACCAAAAGATGTTTATACTCAGATAAAAAAATGGAATTCCTTAAAAAACAATTGGGTTATTAAAACGGATTCTTCAAACATAATGACAAGGTTTATTATTCCAATGAAAGAATTGGATCGTGAGTTTGAAAATACTGATGTAAATAATGTAAAGCTATTTTTTGGATTAAAGATGGATGAGGTTTTTGACACTTATTTTCCAACGATGATTCTGAAGGCGGAAGAGTTTTCTGGTTTAAATAAGATTCAAAAATCAGTTTCTTTAGGTAATGATTCAGATAAGTCAAAAAGCAGACCTGTAGGGCCGCCACAAAGAAAAGGATATAAAAATGGACAGGCTGGGGATACGATTACGCCATGCCCTCCAGTTTGTACACCATAAGTATTATTAATAAATAATCAGCGAGAATTTATCTTTTCGTTGATTATTTATTAGATTCGTTGTTGTATATTTATTTATTTCTAATAAAATTAAAATTTGTGATCACGCAAGCTTTTGATTATTCATATTATATCAAAATTATATTGTTAGTTTCCGCCGTTTTGATTGGAGTTGTGTCATTTAATAGTTTGAAAAATCAGAGACCAATAATAGGCTATTTGATTGTAGCTTTATCGTTGGAATTAATATCAAAGTATATTTCACAATTAGGGATAAGTAATTGGTATCTGTTAAAGTATCAGTCAATATCAGAATTATTTTTTTTGAATTTATATTATTTTAAAGAGTTGTCAAAAACGGAAAAAAAGTATTTTTTTATATTGTTTGCCGTATATTATTCCATTGTTTTTATTTTAAGTATATTTTCTGATAGTTTGGGAATATTGGAAAGAGATTCAGTTCATATTTGGTTCGTTTTAGTTTCAATATATGTATTTGTTTCTTGGCTTTTGGAAAATGAAAAGGTTAATAAAGAAAGAGGAGATTTTATAATAATGAATATTGGAATATTTGTATACTTCGCAAGTTCTTATTTAGTTTTTAAGTCTCTTGACAATTATTACTTTTTTACAGAAGAAGAAAATTTGATTATTTGGTTAATTCCAGCTTTTTCAACAATGTTTTTATATTCATGTTGTATTCGAAGCTTTATTATAAGTAAAAGAGGCAATGAATAATTTTAACGATTTGATTTTTTCAATTTTGGTAGTAATATTTTTTGTTTTTGTTACAATAATTATATTTCTTCTAGCGATTAAAAGAATTAAAGCTGACCAAGCTAGAATTAAGCAACAGGAGCTTCAACACCAAAAAGAAATTCTAATTAATACAATAAGGGTCCAAGAAGAAGAAAAAAAGAAAATTGCCGCTGAACTGCATGATCATTTTGGAGTAAGTTTGAATACGGTTAGAATTCTAATTGAGGAATCTGGTGATTGTATTGAGCCTGTCTTGTTTGATAAAATCAGACATTTGATTCAAAGAAGCATTAACGATGTAAGAGATCTTTCTCATGAAATATCTCCTCCGATGCTAGAACATTTTGGCATAGAAGCGACATTGCAAGATGTTGCATCTAACCTGAAGAGTCAATTAAAAATAGAGGTGAAGGTAATCGGAAAAGCGATCCCATATTGGGAAAGTTTACAGCTTTTTAGAATATGTCAAGAATTCATTCAAAATACTCTAAAGCATTCTCAAGCTGAAACTTTAAATATTATTATTAGAAATTCTGATAATTTTCTGTCGATGTCGCTTAATGATGATGGTTGTGGATTTAGGCTAGGGAAAAAAATTAATAGTAATTTAGGTCATGGGCTGAAAAGCATGAAATCGCGAGCGGAATCAATTTATGGCCAATCAAAAATTGTTTCATCGGAGAGTAAGGGGACAAGATTTATATTGTTAAAAAAATATGATGACTGATATAGAGGAAATAAGAATCGGAATTATCGATGATGATGAATTGTTTTGTGAAACGATGTCCATGTTGATTTCGAAAAGTGAAAGATTCGTCGTTGAGTTTTATGTGACAAATTCTGAAGATTTAAAGGAGGAGTTGTTAGTAAAGAAGATTGATATATTAATATGTGATTTGAAACTCAAAGAAGAGAATGGAATTGATTTATGCAAATCAATCAAGCAAATTTATCAGGATTTAAAACTAATCGGTCTTTCTTCATATTATAAACCAGCTTTTACGGTTTCTATGATAAATCATGGGTTTAATGCTTTTTTGTCTAAGAACTTGGAAAAGAAGGGTATTTATCATGCATTGATTCAAGTATTTGAAAATGGATTTTATTTCAACAAAGAAGATTATCAGGCAATCAAGCTAGCGGTTGAAAACCAAACGATAAGTGTGTCTATGGACTGTGATATTAGAAATGATTTAACTGAAATAGATAAGCAGATTTTATTGTTGATAGGAGAACAGATGACTTGCGAACGAATTTCATATACACTAGGCCTTAGCTATGCGGTTTTTAAGAAACAGTTTGCGGGGCTGCTGAAAAAATTAAAAGCTAATTCAATGTTTGATCTTTTTTTAGCTGGCATGTGTTGCGGAATTGTGGACGAAAACAAAGCCTTGAAAGGTTGTGAATCTTACTAGCGATTATTTGGCGATAAAGTCATTACAGCCCATTCCGCGAATTTCTCGTCGCTTAATGTTCTTTCTCTTGTTTGAGGGAAAAACCAGCCTTGCTGATTGTAGGCTGAAAAGTGCGGAAATTTAGTTCTTTCAGGAAGTATAATTCCATTTCTTGAAGGATTTTCAAAGGTATCGGTGACTCTTTTTAATTCAAAATTCCTCCAGTTCGCCCATGGCATGCCATAAGAATAGAACTCAGACTCTTTTTCGAATTGCCAATCACCCTGCAAAGCATGCAAAGCTTGTTCAAGCGCTCTCCCAAATCTGATATAAGCTGGAAAAAGAATGAGCTTGCTGCATTCAGGATATTGATCTGCACTTCGTTCAAAAGTTTCAGATTTACTATCAAGTTCTATTAATTCCCATCCTTCCAGCTCTTCATCTTGAGTTCTTGCGTAAGGGTGCATCTCATAGCCCAATGCCATTCTAGATGCTTCTGATGTGAATTTCAGAATTGGAAGACGAATAGTAACATCGCTTCCTGTTCCTCTAGTCTCTTTTCTCGTCAAAGGATTTTTAGATGGTTTAGCTCGGTCGGGGTTATGAATTTCCACTGTAAAGTCATGTTGTGACTGGTCAGTAGGACTATCTATAAAGATGTGCCTTCCATTATGTTGTTGACTGACTTCGTTCAATAAATCCCTGCCTCTTCTAAATGTTGACAACTGTCCTAAATAGCCTTTAAGTCTTAACCTATATCTTTCAGGTAAGCGGGCGGATATTTGAAAGTGAGGACTATCTCCTAGAGTTTTCCAAGGATATGAATCTTGTCTTCTAGGATCTTCATCCTGGTCTAATTGAAATCCGATGGATTGAGCTTGATGAGCAGTTTCTAATACTATTTCTATTTCATTTTGAATGTGTTCTAATAATTGAAAAACTACGACAGTAAGTTGAGGCATATAGGGAAGTTTTCTTCCTGAATGTTTCATCGGTATGATCGAATGATGACTATGCCAGTCATATATTCCTCTTTGCATCTCAATCAAGCAATGAATTCTATTTTGAAAAATATTGCCTTCAGAGTGTTCTATTGATTCATATTGAATCAAATGTCTATTGAGAAAGTGAACGAGTTTAAGTTCATCTTCATCCAAATTATTAAATCGATCGATTTCCAAGGCGAATTTTCTGGAAGAAAGATTATTGAATAAGCAAGTTCTATCAGGGGGAAGAGTTGTTGAAAATCCTGAGTTTGTAGCTACGGTTTCTGAATGGTGTGCAGATGTTTCTTGAGAAGTTTGCTCTTCTCTTGGTATCGCTGCTACGACTACTGTCAAAGGGCTTGGAACCTGATATTCATCTTCATATGCTGTTTCATGGAAGGTTTGTCCTTGCGTTCTGCTGTACATTTTAATAAAAGGCATTTGGGTGAGTTGCGTATTCATTTTTTCAGCTTTGTAATATGGACTATTATGACCTGTTAGATTCTCGTCATCCTCCATTTGCATAAGAGTGGGTGAATAGGCTAGGACTTCTTGATCAGTCATGTTTTCGTGACCTTCCATTTGGTACATAGCCATATATTTTCTCATTTGGTGCCTTTCCATTTCCATTTTTCTTCTCATCAACACACAAACATAATCTTGAGAGTCCATGCTTTCAGCAACGACGCCGGCATGATAATTTCCTTGTTCGAACAGCCCAATGTCCTCATTATCGCTGCTTCTCATGAAAGTTACAACTGAATCGCCTAAATGAGGTTCAGCAAATTGGTTGATGCCAAATTGACGTTCCATTGCAGACAACCGTTTACGGTCATTATAATATGTTTTTTTATATTGACGATCAATGGCTTGGTGTTCAGATCTTTTGATATTCTGAGCCATGAAATCAAGCAGCACTCTTTTTTGTTTTGGGGCTTTATCGCGAAGTGTAAGATATTTAACAAATCCTCTTAAGCCATTTATGTCACCTTCTAAATTACCTCCTTCGGATACTATGCCAAATGGTTCATTGAGTTTAATCCCATATGGGCTTTGATTTTCATCTTTTTCAGCGCCAAACATATATCTGCTTGGGTCTGAGCTCGCGCCTCTAAACATGAAAATAGGAAAAACGGCGTCTTGATTCTCTTTTGGTTGACTACGGTATTTTGGGTCCGGAAGCACTTCAACTTCCCAAAGGAAGTTTTCATCAATCTGTAATGCGTTGCCTGTTTTATTTAAATAAATTACAGCTTTTTGGGCAACTAGCTTCTTTCCTGTTCTTTCAATTAAAGGATCAATAGCAAAGAATGATTTTGCTCTATCGCTGGTTTTTAACACGGCCAGACTCAAATCGTCAGAAACTATAAAGTTCATTTCATCGGGAGCAATTCTAACTCTTTCTTGATCAATATAATGAAGTTCTATGTTTTTTTCTCCTCCGTTAGCCAGTTCAACAGTTTCAGTAGTCTCATTTAGAAAGAGTCTTTGAGCAAATGTTTCTCTACCAAAAAAATGATATCGATGTTTAGGATCTTTTTTTGCTTCAAAATATGCTTGTACAGGTCCAGCAATCGAAAGAGAATTATTTCGATTGCTCGGTTTAGGGGAGCGTTTTTTTTCTTTTGAGTTGCAATGATATGTGATCATTTAATGAAGGAAGGCATGAAACTTTAATCCAGTAATTTGCCGAAGAATTTCGTAAGCTTGAAGCCGAATGTATAATTCCAGTATTCTTTTCTAATGTCAAAAGCCAATTCTGGAGCTACATAAAAATCATTTGCAATAAATAGGTTGTATTCAACGCCTACTTTCCAAACAAACAAATTGTTGTCGCGCTCAAATTCGTACCCTGCTCCTCCGAAAATTTCCAGCCCGCTGATTATATCATAATACACGACCAGTGATGATACGATGACGTTGTCTCGGGCCAAGATATCGCCACTATGGCTAATCGCATATTTTTCAAGCTCTATGTCATTGATTATACCTATTCCTAATCGATTATTGACTTTGTATTGGTAATTTACACCCCATGTCTGCACGTACCGAGGAGACTCGTTGACTGAGCTGACATTTAGACGATTGCTTTGAATTTGATCAATGTCATGCTCTGAAATAGATTCTGGTATGAATGTTAATCCATTTAGTATCGAAATAGAATGCCTTTTATATGAATGATGGTGATTTTTTTTAGAGCTTTCGTGATCGCGGTGATCTGTTTTATTTTGGGCAAAAACCGAAATCGATAGTATTGTAAAGATAATTAGTAATAATTTTGCCATAAAATTGTGTGTTTATACTCAATAATGAAGATATTACTTTTTTGTTTTTCAATCATATAACAAATATTAAGATTCGTATGTATAAAGATTTTGACTTTTCAGTTAAGAAGTTCGATCAACTGACTGTCAGAGAGCTTTATGAGATAATAAAGCTCAGAGTGGATGTTTTTGTAGTGGAACAAAATTGCCCTTATAATGAATTGGATGGCAAGGATTTTAAAGCATTGCATTTATTGATGAATGATAAAAATAATGTTCTGGCAGGGTATCTTAGAATATTGCCTGAAGGACTATCATATGAGACGCCTTCATTGGGAAGGATAGTTATAGCGCCTAATTTTAGAAAAAACAAATTAGGCAGAATACTTGTCCAAAAAGGAATTGATTTTGTTGTTGAAAGTTTTGGAAAGCAGAAAATCACAATTGGTGCGCAAGCTGCTTTAGAAAATTTCTATAATGAATTAGGGTTTGTGAAGATTTCCGAAGTATATCTTGAGGATGGAATTCCTCATATGGATATGAGGTTTTCTCACAATTGATATATTTTTCAAATATGCTTTAATATTTAGAAGAGAAATTTCATAATTATAAAAATTATATATAAATAGATATTATTTTGAAATAAATAAATATTTTATGTTGAGTCATTCATTCCGCAAAAATCATTTTTTTTGGATTTTTTTATTGACACTAGGATTGTTTTCCTGTAAAAAAAATGAGCAAAAAGCTTTGCCGCCTTCAAAAGTTGAAGTGGTGAAGATTAAGATTAAAGATGTGCCTATTTATAAAGAATTCGTTGGTCAAGTTTACGGCCAAGTGGATATTCCAATAAGAGCGCGTGTTGATGGATATTTGGAAGGACTTTACTTCGATGAAGGAAGAAAAGTTAAAAAAGGACAGTTGCTTTATTCTATAGACGCTCAGCCATTCGAGGCTGAAGTGGCGCAAATGGAAAGCCAACTTGCCGAGGCTAAAATTAGATTAATTAAGAGCAAAAACGATCTTGATAGATATATTCCATTGGCCGAGATCAATGCGGTAAGTCAAAGCGATCTTGATGCTGTTGAAGCCGAATATGGAGCTGCGCAGGAGGCAGTAAAAGCGGCTCAGGCTAGTTTAAGAATTGCTAAGATTAATTTGAGCTATACAAGAATTCATTCGCCAATTAATGGCTTGATTGGTAGAACAAAAGCTAAAGTTGGTGAATATGTAGGACGTGACCCGAATCCTGTTATTCTAAACCAAGTTTCAGAGATAGATACTATTCTTGTTCAGTTCTTTATTACTGAAAAAGATTATTTACTAATGGCTAGACGCTATATAGTTGAAGGAGAAACTCCTGCTTCCTTGTCTGAAGTTGAAGAAGATGAGGTGTCTCAGAGCACCGACTTAAGCTTGATACTTGCTGATGGATCGACTTTTGAGTATAAAGGCAAGTTTGATTTTTTGGATAGAGAAGTTGATCCTACTACTGGATCCATATTGGTCCAGGCTTCGTTTCCAAATCCAATCAATTTGATCAGGCCGGGACAATTTGCGAAAGTAAAAGCGAATGTAGAGGATATTGAGGGAGCTTATGTTATTCCTCAAAAGTGTGTTGTTAGTTTTCAAGGAAAGAACTTTGTCTATGTAGTTGGCAAGGATAATCAGGTCGAGCAAAAAAGCGTGACTTTAGGGCCTAATTACAAGGATTACTCTGTAGTGCTTACAGGACTTGAATCAACAGATA
Proteins encoded in this window:
- a CDS encoding efflux RND transporter periplasmic adaptor subunit; translated protein: MLSHSFRKNHFFWIFLLTLGLFSCKKNEQKALPPSKVEVVKIKIKDVPIYKEFVGQVYGQVDIPIRARVDGYLEGLYFDEGRKVKKGQLLYSIDAQPFEAEVAQMESQLAEAKIRLIKSKNDLDRYIPLAEINAVSQSDLDAVEAEYGAAQEAVKAAQASLRIAKINLSYTRIHSPINGLIGRTKAKVGEYVGRDPNPVILNQVSEIDTILVQFFITEKDYLLMARRYIVEGETPASLSEVEEDEVSQSTDLSLILADGSTFEYKGKFDFLDREVDPTTGSILVQASFPNPINLIRPGQFAKVKANVEDIEGAYVIPQKCVVSFQGKNFVYVVGKDNQVEQKSVTLGPNYKDYSVVLTGLESTDMVVVEGLQKVRIGATVNPVEVEFKSNYVE
- a CDS encoding sensor histidine kinase translates to MNNFNDLIFSILVVIFFVFVTIIIFLLAIKRIKADQARIKQQELQHQKEILINTIRVQEEEKKKIAAELHDHFGVSLNTVRILIEESGDCIEPVLFDKIRHLIQRSINDVRDLSHEISPPMLEHFGIEATLQDVASNLKSQLKIEVKVIGKAIPYWESLQLFRICQEFIQNTLKHSQAETLNIIIRNSDNFLSMSLNDDGCGFRLGKKINSNLGHGLKSMKSRAESIYGQSKIVSSESKGTRFILLKKYDD
- a CDS encoding response regulator transcription factor is translated as MMTDIEEIRIGIIDDDELFCETMSMLISKSERFVVEFYVTNSEDLKEELLVKKIDILICDLKLKEENGIDLCKSIKQIYQDLKLIGLSSYYKPAFTVSMINHGFNAFLSKNLEKKGIYHALIQVFENGFYFNKEDYQAIKLAVENQTISVSMDCDIRNDLTEIDKQILLLIGEQMTCERISYTLGLSYAVFKKQFAGLLKKLKANSMFDLFLAGMCCGIVDENKALKGCESY
- a CDS encoding GNAT family N-acetyltransferase; its protein translation is MYKDFDFSVKKFDQLTVRELYEIIKLRVDVFVVEQNCPYNELDGKDFKALHLLMNDKNNVLAGYLRILPEGLSYETPSLGRIVIAPNFRKNKLGRILVQKGIDFVVESFGKQKITIGAQAALENFYNELGFVKISEVYLEDGIPHMDMRFSHN